One segment of Rosa chinensis cultivar Old Blush chromosome 6, RchiOBHm-V2, whole genome shotgun sequence DNA contains the following:
- the LOC112173978 gene encoding uncharacterized protein LOC112173978 isoform X1, protein MYIVSKKKNKKHVYCGKPSVLIETRQANGVSRWLHPSKAQNSEPKFARAIQSDQVSRVTENFDLSSAKTQLLPGFYIRGLGWLRTAQDSWLLWGMAAVSQSVATCSGLINHPGHAKLPFGPNGTKITNHNAVSVTCRRTRRAGIRCLAVRRVGTTYAASVGKDHHQLSVDDGVPQEPFLLSLFKETVWSLRSLFIFLLEQPSQLKYIEWPGFRSTLKTATLTLVLVALLIVALSSTDSALSYMLALILRRRP, encoded by the exons ATGTATatcgtatcaaaaaaaaaaaacaaaaaacatgtaTATTGTGGAAAACCCAGCGTTTTGATAGAAACCCGCCAGGCAAACGGTGTTAGTCGTTGGCTTCATCCCTCGAAGGCTCAAAACTCTGAGCCAAAGTTTGCGCGCGCTATCCAGAGCGACCAAGTGAGCAG GGTGACAGAAAATTTTGATCTTTCATCCGCCAAAACACAACTGCTTCCTGGGTTTTACATTCGAGGGTTAGGTTGGCTGAGAACTGCCCAGGATTCTTGGCTTTTATGGGG GATGGCGGCTGTTTCGCAGTCCGTGGCAACCTGTTCAG gTTTGATTAATCATCCAGGGCATGCTAAACTACCATTTGGACCTAACGGGACCAAGATCACTAATCACAATGCCGTTTCAGTAACATGTAGAAGG ACTCGTAGGGCAGGGATTAGATGTTTGGCTGTACGTCGGGTTGGCACCACATATGCTGCATCTGTGGGAAAGGATCATCATCAATTGAGTGTTGATGATGGAGTACCTCAGGAGCCCTTCCTTCTAAGTCTTTTCAAAGAAACAGTGTG GTCTTTGAGATCAttattcatttttctgcttGAGCAGCCAAGTCAGCTGAAGTACATTGAATGGCCAGGTTTCCGTAGCACA CTGAAGACTGCAACTCTTACTCTTGTTCTTGTGGCGTTGCTCATTGTTGCACTTTCATCAACTGACTCTGCCCTCAGCTATATGTTGGCTTTGATTCTCAGGAGAAGAccataa
- the LOC112173978 gene encoding uncharacterized protein LOC112173978 isoform X4 — translation MAAVSQSVATCSGLINHPGHAKLPFGPNGTKITNHNAVSVTCRRTRRAGIRCLAVRRVGTTYAASVGKDHHQLSVDDGVPQEPFLLSLFKETVWSLRSLFIFLLEQPSQLKYIEWPGFRSTLKTATLTLVLVALLIVALSSTDSALSYMLALILRRRP, via the exons ATGGCGGCTGTTTCGCAGTCCGTGGCAACCTGTTCAG gTTTGATTAATCATCCAGGGCATGCTAAACTACCATTTGGACCTAACGGGACCAAGATCACTAATCACAATGCCGTTTCAGTAACATGTAGAAGG ACTCGTAGGGCAGGGATTAGATGTTTGGCTGTACGTCGGGTTGGCACCACATATGCTGCATCTGTGGGAAAGGATCATCATCAATTGAGTGTTGATGATGGAGTACCTCAGGAGCCCTTCCTTCTAAGTCTTTTCAAAGAAACAGTGTG GTCTTTGAGATCAttattcatttttctgcttGAGCAGCCAAGTCAGCTGAAGTACATTGAATGGCCAGGTTTCCGTAGCACA CTGAAGACTGCAACTCTTACTCTTGTTCTTGTGGCGTTGCTCATTGTTGCACTTTCATCAACTGACTCTGCCCTCAGCTATATGTTGGCTTTGATTCTCAGGAGAAGAccataa
- the LOC112173978 gene encoding uncharacterized protein LOC112173978 isoform X2 → MYIVSKKKNKKHVYCGKPSVLIETRQANGVSRWLHPSKAQNSEPKFARAIQSDQVSRVTENFDLSSAKTQLLPGFYIRGLGWLRTAQDSWLLWGMAAVSQSVATCSGLINHPGHAKLPFGPNGTKITNHNAVSVTCRRTRRAGIRCLAVRRVGTTYAASVGKDHHQLSVDDGVPQEPFLLSLFKETVWSLRSLFIFLLEQPSQLKYIEWPAEDCNSYSCSCGVAHCCTFIN, encoded by the exons ATGTATatcgtatcaaaaaaaaaaaacaaaaaacatgtaTATTGTGGAAAACCCAGCGTTTTGATAGAAACCCGCCAGGCAAACGGTGTTAGTCGTTGGCTTCATCCCTCGAAGGCTCAAAACTCTGAGCCAAAGTTTGCGCGCGCTATCCAGAGCGACCAAGTGAGCAG GGTGACAGAAAATTTTGATCTTTCATCCGCCAAAACACAACTGCTTCCTGGGTTTTACATTCGAGGGTTAGGTTGGCTGAGAACTGCCCAGGATTCTTGGCTTTTATGGGG GATGGCGGCTGTTTCGCAGTCCGTGGCAACCTGTTCAG gTTTGATTAATCATCCAGGGCATGCTAAACTACCATTTGGACCTAACGGGACCAAGATCACTAATCACAATGCCGTTTCAGTAACATGTAGAAGG ACTCGTAGGGCAGGGATTAGATGTTTGGCTGTACGTCGGGTTGGCACCACATATGCTGCATCTGTGGGAAAGGATCATCATCAATTGAGTGTTGATGATGGAGTACCTCAGGAGCCCTTCCTTCTAAGTCTTTTCAAAGAAACAGTGTG GTCTTTGAGATCAttattcatttttctgcttGAGCAGCCAAGTCAGCTGAAGTACATTGAATGGCCAG CTGAAGACTGCAACTCTTACTCTTGTTCTTGTGGCGTTGCTCATTGTTGCACTTTCATCAACTGA
- the LOC112173978 gene encoding uncharacterized protein LOC112173978 isoform X3: MYIVSKKKNKKHVYCGKPSVLIETRQANGVSRWLHPSKAQNSEPKFARAIQSDQVSRMAAVSQSVATCSGLINHPGHAKLPFGPNGTKITNHNAVSVTCRRTRRAGIRCLAVRRVGTTYAASVGKDHHQLSVDDGVPQEPFLLSLFKETVWSLRSLFIFLLEQPSQLKYIEWPGFRSTLKTATLTLVLVALLIVALSSTDSALSYMLALILRRRP; this comes from the exons ATGTATatcgtatcaaaaaaaaaaaacaaaaaacatgtaTATTGTGGAAAACCCAGCGTTTTGATAGAAACCCGCCAGGCAAACGGTGTTAGTCGTTGGCTTCATCCCTCGAAGGCTCAAAACTCTGAGCCAAAGTTTGCGCGCGCTATCCAGAGCGACCAAGTGAGCAG GATGGCGGCTGTTTCGCAGTCCGTGGCAACCTGTTCAG gTTTGATTAATCATCCAGGGCATGCTAAACTACCATTTGGACCTAACGGGACCAAGATCACTAATCACAATGCCGTTTCAGTAACATGTAGAAGG ACTCGTAGGGCAGGGATTAGATGTTTGGCTGTACGTCGGGTTGGCACCACATATGCTGCATCTGTGGGAAAGGATCATCATCAATTGAGTGTTGATGATGGAGTACCTCAGGAGCCCTTCCTTCTAAGTCTTTTCAAAGAAACAGTGTG GTCTTTGAGATCAttattcatttttctgcttGAGCAGCCAAGTCAGCTGAAGTACATTGAATGGCCAGGTTTCCGTAGCACA CTGAAGACTGCAACTCTTACTCTTGTTCTTGTGGCGTTGCTCATTGTTGCACTTTCATCAACTGACTCTGCCCTCAGCTATATGTTGGCTTTGATTCTCAGGAGAAGAccataa